The proteins below are encoded in one region of Pseudonocardia sp. DSM 110487:
- a CDS encoding acyl-CoA dehydrogenase family protein — protein MDLTWSESELAFREEARDWLAANVPAEPLPSGDTRDGFSAHLEWERRLFADRWAVVSWPVEYGGRDASLWEWLIFEEEYHRAGAPQRVTQNGIFLLAPTLFEFGTQEQRDTLLPRMAAAQDLWCQGWSEPGAGSDLAGIRSRAERDDEAGGWRLTGQKTWTTRGAFCTHLFGLFRTDPQAGRHRGLTYFLVPLDTPGVTVRGFERLDGDEGFAEVFFEDAFVPDGAVPGGAVLGGVDNGWRVAMATTGSERGLTLRSPGRFLRAADRLVELARSQPEAATGPLVDRVTEIWMQAQAYQQFTLAQVTDIVEGRPPGARSSLNKLYWSELDIRLHEAALELLGPEGQTDNLWSRGFQFSLAGPIYAGTNEIQRNIVAERVLGLPRT, from the coding sequence ATGGATCTGACCTGGAGCGAGTCGGAGCTGGCCTTCCGCGAGGAGGCGCGGGACTGGCTGGCCGCGAACGTCCCGGCGGAGCCGTTGCCGTCCGGCGACACTCGCGACGGCTTCTCGGCCCACCTGGAGTGGGAGCGCAGGCTCTTCGCCGATCGGTGGGCCGTGGTCTCGTGGCCGGTCGAGTACGGCGGGCGCGACGCGTCGCTGTGGGAGTGGCTGATCTTCGAGGAGGAGTACCACCGCGCGGGTGCCCCGCAGCGAGTCACCCAGAACGGGATCTTCCTGCTCGCACCCACGTTGTTCGAGTTCGGCACCCAGGAGCAGCGCGACACCCTCCTGCCCCGGATGGCCGCGGCGCAGGACCTGTGGTGCCAAGGTTGGTCGGAGCCCGGCGCGGGCAGCGACCTGGCCGGGATCCGCAGCCGGGCCGAACGGGACGACGAGGCCGGCGGCTGGCGGCTGACCGGCCAGAAGACCTGGACCACGCGCGGGGCGTTCTGCACGCACCTGTTCGGGCTCTTCCGCACCGACCCGCAGGCCGGACGTCATCGCGGCCTCACCTACTTCCTGGTCCCGCTTGACACGCCAGGCGTCACGGTGCGCGGCTTCGAGCGCCTCGACGGTGACGAGGGCTTCGCGGAGGTGTTCTTCGAGGACGCGTTCGTGCCGGACGGCGCCGTTCCGGGCGGGGCGGTGCTCGGTGGCGTGGACAACGGCTGGAGGGTCGCGATGGCCACCACCGGCTCCGAGCGCGGCCTCACGCTGCGCTCGCCCGGCCGGTTCCTGCGCGCCGCGGACCGGCTCGTCGAGCTGGCCCGCAGCCAGCCCGAAGCCGCGACCGGCCCGCTCGTCGATCGGGTCACCGAGATCTGGATGCAGGCGCAGGCCTACCAGCAGTTCACGCTCGCCCAGGTCACCGACATCGTCGAGGGCCGCCCGCCAGGGGCCCGGTCGAGCCTGAACAAGCTCTACTGGTCCGAGCTGGACATCCGGCTGCACGAGGCGGCCCTCGAGCTGCTGGGCCCGGAGGGGCAGACCGACAACCTCTGGAGCCGCGGGTTCCAGTTCTCCCTGGCCGGCCCGATCTACGCAGGCACCAACGAGATCCAGCGCAACATCGTCGCCGAGCGGGTGCTCGGCCTGCCGAGGACGTGA
- a CDS encoding enoyl-CoA hydratase, producing the protein MTDVVHYERRGAAAVVTMNRPDYRNAQNSAMTYALDDAFYRAAADDDVKVVVLAGAGKHFSAGHDIGTPGRDVDSSFDRRAGLWWDHVGKEGVENRYARESEVYLGMCRRWRELPKPTIAMVQGACIAGGLMLAWCCDLIVASDDAFFADPVVRMGIPGVEYFAHPWVMGPRFAKEFLFTGDRVGAERALALGMINRVVPRAELETETFALAEKIGAMPRLGLALTKKAVNQAEDLMGLRAGMDSVFGLHHAAHAHNAEVGRDSLAGQNARTLRDEGKH; encoded by the coding sequence ATGACCGACGTCGTCCATTACGAGCGGCGCGGCGCGGCCGCCGTCGTGACGATGAACCGCCCGGACTACCGCAACGCGCAGAACTCAGCGATGACCTACGCCCTCGACGACGCGTTCTACCGCGCGGCGGCCGACGACGATGTCAAGGTCGTGGTGTTGGCGGGCGCGGGCAAGCACTTCTCGGCCGGGCACGACATCGGCACGCCCGGCCGCGACGTCGACAGCTCGTTCGACCGGCGGGCCGGCCTGTGGTGGGACCACGTCGGCAAGGAGGGCGTCGAGAACCGGTACGCCCGCGAGTCCGAGGTGTACCTCGGGATGTGCCGGCGCTGGCGGGAGCTGCCGAAGCCGACGATCGCGATGGTGCAGGGCGCCTGCATCGCGGGCGGGCTGATGCTCGCGTGGTGCTGCGACCTGATCGTCGCCTCCGACGACGCGTTCTTCGCCGACCCCGTTGTGCGCATGGGCATCCCCGGCGTGGAGTACTTCGCCCACCCGTGGGTGATGGGGCCGCGGTTCGCCAAGGAGTTCCTCTTCACCGGTGACCGCGTGGGCGCCGAGCGGGCGCTCGCCCTCGGCATGATCAACCGGGTCGTGCCGCGCGCGGAGCTGGAGACCGAGACCTTCGCGCTGGCCGAGAAGATCGGAGCGATGCCCCGCCTCGGCCTCGCGCTGACGAAGAAGGCGGTCAACCAGGCCGAGGACCTCATGGGCCTGCGGGCGGGCATGGACTCGGTGTTCGGGCTGCACCACGCCGCCCACGCGCACAACGCCGAGGTCGGCAGAGACTCCCTCGCGGGCCAGAACGCGCGGACCCTGCGTGACGAGGGAAAGCACTGA
- a CDS encoding M20 family metallo-hydrolase: MTQTAGRVPTGDDLIADFVTMSAYGATEAGGVERQAGTAAHGQVRGWLAGWLAEHGFQVRTDRIGNLFGTVEWTPGAPYVLVGSHLDSQPRGGRYDGAYGVLAAAHASARVCARFAEAGRTPPYNLAVVDWFNEEGSRFKPSLMGSAVYTGKLDLDRALAVTDPDGVTVADALRSTGHLGELDGPVAAFAAEIHIEQGRILEREATTIGLVESNWAANKYEISVHGDQSHTGSTVMEDRQDALLGAARVIVAVRELADRWPGILHTSAGQLFVHPNSPVVVARQADLHLDLRSPDEAVLAEADALLEQEFARIEESTRVRIVKRTAHRWGVQSYQPEGVKLAGAAADELGLSSRPMLTLAGHDSTNLKDIVPTVMLFVPSVEGISHNEHEFTADDDLRAGVDLLTEVVARLCLGELAATDDQER; the protein is encoded by the coding sequence ATGACACAGACGGCCGGACGCGTCCCGACGGGCGATGACCTCATCGCCGACTTCGTCACCATGTCCGCGTACGGGGCCACCGAGGCGGGCGGCGTGGAGCGCCAGGCGGGGACCGCCGCCCACGGGCAGGTCCGCGGCTGGCTGGCCGGCTGGCTGGCCGAGCACGGCTTCCAGGTCCGCACTGACCGCATCGGCAACCTCTTCGGCACCGTGGAGTGGACCCCCGGCGCTCCGTACGTCCTGGTCGGGTCGCACCTCGACTCCCAGCCCCGCGGGGGTCGCTACGACGGCGCGTACGGCGTGCTCGCCGCCGCCCACGCGTCGGCGCGGGTGTGCGCCCGGTTCGCAGAGGCAGGCCGGACGCCCCCGTACAACCTCGCCGTCGTCGACTGGTTCAACGAGGAGGGCAGCCGCTTCAAACCCAGTTTGATGGGCAGCGCCGTCTACACCGGCAAGCTCGACCTCGACCGCGCGCTGGCCGTCACCGATCCGGACGGCGTCACCGTCGCCGATGCGCTGCGGTCGACCGGCCACCTCGGCGAGCTCGACGGGCCCGTGGCGGCGTTCGCGGCCGAGATCCACATCGAGCAGGGCAGGATCCTGGAGCGGGAAGCCACGACCATCGGCCTCGTCGAGTCGAACTGGGCGGCGAACAAGTACGAGATCTCGGTCCACGGGGACCAGTCGCACACCGGGTCGACCGTCATGGAGGACCGGCAGGACGCCCTGCTCGGCGCCGCCCGGGTCATCGTCGCCGTGCGGGAACTCGCCGACCGCTGGCCCGGGATCCTGCACACCTCGGCCGGGCAGCTGTTCGTCCACCCCAACTCGCCGGTCGTGGTCGCCCGCCAGGCCGACCTCCACCTCGATCTCCGGTCCCCTGACGAGGCCGTCCTCGCCGAGGCGGACGCCCTCCTCGAGCAGGAGTTCGCCCGGATCGAGGAGTCGACCCGGGTCAGGATCGTCAAGCGCACGGCCCACCGCTGGGGCGTGCAGTCCTACCAGCCCGAAGGCGTCAAGCTGGCGGGCGCGGCGGCCGACGAACTCGGGCTCAGCAGCAGGCCCATGCTCACGCTGGCCGGGCACGACTCCACCAACCTCAAGGACATCGTCCCGACGGTGATGCTGTTCGTCCCGAGCGTCGAGGGCATCTCCCACAACGAGCACGAGTTCACCGCCGACGACGACCTGCGCGCGGGCGTCGATCTGCTCACCGAGGTCGTCGCCCGGCTCTGCCTCGGCGAACTGGCCGCGACCGACGACCAGGAGAGATGA
- a CDS encoding SDR family oxidoreductase, with protein sequence MSDVSHDLLRDRTVLVTAAAGTGIGYATARRCAEEGARVAISDKHERRLGEAAERLAEITGTKPLAVPCDVTDQQQVDRLVDAVAGEYGSIDVLVNNAGLGGTASVVDMTDEQWDSVLAVTLTATFKMTRAALRQMVPARRGVIVNNASVVGWRAQAGQAHYAAAKAGVMALTRCSAMDVAEYGIRVNAVSPSIAVHPHLAKVTTDELLAELAAKEAFGRAAEPWEVANVIVFLASDYSSYLTGEVVSVSSQHP encoded by the coding sequence ATGAGCGACGTGTCCCACGACCTGCTCCGCGACCGCACGGTGCTGGTCACCGCGGCCGCGGGCACCGGCATCGGCTACGCCACCGCGCGCCGGTGCGCGGAGGAAGGGGCTCGCGTCGCGATCAGCGACAAGCACGAGCGCAGGCTCGGCGAGGCGGCAGAGCGGCTGGCCGAGATCACCGGCACGAAACCCCTCGCTGTGCCATGCGACGTCACCGATCAGCAGCAGGTGGACCGCCTCGTCGACGCGGTCGCCGGCGAGTACGGCTCGATCGACGTGCTGGTGAACAACGCCGGGCTCGGTGGCACGGCCAGCGTCGTCGACATGACCGACGAGCAGTGGGACTCCGTGCTCGCGGTGACGCTGACCGCCACGTTCAAGATGACCCGCGCCGCGCTGCGGCAGATGGTGCCCGCCCGCAGGGGCGTGATCGTCAACAACGCGTCCGTCGTCGGTTGGCGGGCCCAGGCGGGGCAGGCGCACTACGCCGCGGCGAAGGCCGGGGTGATGGCGCTGACCCGGTGCTCGGCCATGGACGTCGCCGAGTACGGCATCCGTGTCAACGCGGTGTCGCCGAGCATCGCCGTCCACCCGCACCTGGCCAAGGTCACCACCGACGAGCTGCTCGCCGAACTCGCGGCCAAGGAGGCGTTCGGCCGCGCGGCCGAGCCGTGGGAGGTGGCGAACGTGATCGTCTTCCTGGCCAGCGACTACTCGTCCTACCTGACCGGCGAGGTCGTGTCGGTCTCGAGCCAGCACCCCTAG
- a CDS encoding CoA-transferase subunit beta, giving the protein MTAVTPDAAGTLAPDQVSRAEVCVIACAEAFRDNGEVLASAFGTVPAIGVRLARHTFSPDLLISDGEAQMVRGTWPVGEPAAGDVEAWTPFRTIFDLVWHGARHVMMVPSQVDAYGGMNISAIGDYLRPKVQLLGVRGAPGNTVSHPTSYWVPRHSTRVFVPKVDMAAGVGNDRAAAAGRAAQRYHDLRRVVTNLAVLDFAPSGALRVASVHPGVTVDEVREATGFPLVVDGEVPTTRLPTPGELRMIREVLDPKGLRDREVSG; this is encoded by the coding sequence ATGACCGCGGTGACGCCGGACGCGGCGGGAACGCTCGCGCCGGACCAGGTGAGCCGCGCCGAGGTCTGCGTGATCGCGTGCGCCGAGGCGTTCCGCGACAACGGGGAGGTCCTGGCCAGCGCGTTCGGCACGGTCCCCGCCATCGGGGTGCGGCTCGCCCGGCACACCTTCTCGCCCGACCTGCTCATCTCCGACGGCGAGGCGCAGATGGTGCGCGGCACATGGCCGGTCGGGGAGCCCGCCGCGGGCGACGTCGAGGCGTGGACGCCGTTCCGCACGATCTTCGACCTGGTCTGGCACGGCGCGCGGCACGTCATGATGGTGCCCTCCCAGGTCGACGCGTACGGGGGCATGAACATCTCCGCGATCGGCGACTACCTGCGCCCGAAGGTGCAGCTGCTCGGGGTGCGCGGGGCGCCGGGCAACACCGTGAGCCACCCGACGAGCTACTGGGTGCCAAGGCACTCCACCCGCGTCTTCGTGCCGAAGGTCGACATGGCGGCCGGGGTCGGCAACGACCGGGCGGCGGCCGCGGGTAGGGCTGCCCAGCGCTACCACGACCTGCGGCGGGTCGTCACGAACCTCGCGGTCCTCGACTTCGCGCCGAGCGGCGCGCTGCGGGTGGCGTCGGTGCACCCCGGCGTCACCGTCGACGAGGTGCGGGAGGCCACCGGGTTCCCGCTCGTGGTCGACGGCGAGGTGCCCACCACACGGCTCCCCACGCCCGGCGAGCTCCGCATGATCCGTGAGGTGCTGGACCCGAAGGGGCTGCGCGACCGCGAGGTATCCGGATGA
- a CDS encoding MaoC family dehydratase N-terminal domain-containing protein gives MVNRAAEGAEGTPFRMDVERGKVREFARALRATDPAYLDAEHPVAPPTFLTTAFFWQTDGSDPWPAVEMDQQRGLHAEQEYTFFGPPPRAGTRLTCRSRIGEIYTKQGRRGGEMTFAVMYTDFHDETGRLVARAKMTGVETARPPQEEP, from the coding sequence ATGGTGAACCGCGCCGCAGAGGGCGCCGAGGGCACGCCGTTCCGGATGGACGTGGAGCGGGGCAAGGTCCGCGAGTTCGCCCGCGCTCTGCGCGCCACCGACCCCGCCTACCTCGACGCGGAGCACCCCGTCGCCCCGCCGACGTTCCTGACCACCGCGTTCTTCTGGCAGACCGACGGCTCCGACCCGTGGCCCGCCGTCGAGATGGACCAGCAGCGCGGGCTGCACGCCGAGCAGGAGTACACGTTCTTCGGCCCGCCACCGCGCGCCGGGACGCGCCTGACCTGCCGCTCCCGGATCGGCGAGATCTACACCAAGCAGGGGCGCCGTGGCGGCGAGATGACCTTCGCGGTGATGTACACCGACTTCCACGACGAGACCGGCCGCCTGGTGGCGCGGGCGAAGATGACCGGCGTCGAGACGGCGCGGCCGCCGCAGGAGGAACCATGA
- a CDS encoding MFS transporter, which yields MADSAASPAKVAFASFIGTTVEWYDFFLFGTASVLVLNGQFFPTLDPVAGTLAAFATFSVAFIARPLGSILFGHFGDRVGRKKMLVYSLLGMGLATVLVGLLPGYATIGVAAPILLVALRVAQGFAVGGEWGGAVLIALEHAPARKRAFFASWPQAGVPAGIVLATGAFYLVQLLPEDQFQTWGWRIPFLASAVLIAVGLYIRLRITESPEFARAQEEDARHERTDRIPIIEVLRAHKRPVLIGALAIAGGNTVFYLATVYMLAHGPRDLGFDRGLVLLMIMAAAALDIVSMPLVALIADRIGRKQLLQIGAVIGVAVGVPMFALFQTGTPWGIFLATFLALPIAHSFSSAVITSFIPGLFATRVRYTGAGLSYQLSGIISSAPAPFVATYLYASTQSSLAVGAYLSAVSLVALAAISCGPRTHLDREVTPAAAKDVVVS from the coding sequence ATGGCCGACTCGGCGGCGTCACCGGCGAAGGTAGCCTTCGCCAGCTTCATCGGGACGACGGTGGAGTGGTACGACTTCTTCCTCTTCGGCACGGCATCCGTGCTCGTGCTCAACGGGCAGTTCTTCCCGACTCTCGACCCCGTGGCGGGCACACTGGCCGCGTTCGCCACGTTCTCGGTGGCGTTCATCGCCCGCCCACTGGGCAGCATCCTGTTCGGTCACTTCGGCGACCGGGTCGGGCGCAAGAAGATGCTCGTGTACTCGCTGCTCGGCATGGGGCTGGCCACGGTGCTGGTCGGGTTGCTGCCCGGCTACGCGACGATCGGTGTCGCGGCGCCGATCCTGCTGGTCGCCCTCCGCGTCGCGCAGGGCTTCGCCGTCGGCGGCGAGTGGGGCGGCGCGGTACTGATCGCGCTGGAGCACGCGCCTGCCCGCAAGCGCGCCTTCTTCGCCAGCTGGCCGCAGGCGGGGGTGCCCGCCGGGATCGTGCTGGCGACCGGGGCCTTCTACCTGGTGCAGCTGCTGCCGGAGGACCAGTTCCAGACGTGGGGCTGGCGGATCCCCTTCCTCGCATCGGCCGTGCTGATCGCGGTCGGGCTCTACATCCGGCTCCGGATCACCGAGTCACCGGAGTTCGCGCGGGCGCAGGAGGAGGACGCCCGCCACGAGCGCACGGACCGGATCCCGATCATCGAGGTGCTGCGCGCGCACAAGCGGCCCGTGCTGATCGGCGCGCTCGCCATCGCGGGCGGCAACACGGTGTTCTACCTGGCCACCGTGTACATGCTCGCGCACGGTCCGCGGGACCTCGGGTTCGATCGAGGACTCGTCCTGCTCATGATCATGGCCGCCGCCGCGCTCGACATCGTCAGCATGCCGCTCGTCGCGCTGATCGCCGACCGCATCGGCCGCAAGCAGCTCCTGCAGATCGGTGCCGTCATCGGGGTCGCGGTCGGGGTGCCGATGTTCGCGCTCTTCCAAACCGGCACGCCGTGGGGCATCTTCCTTGCCACGTTCCTCGCGCTACCGATCGCCCACTCCTTCTCGAGCGCGGTCATCACCAGCTTCATCCCCGGCCTGTTCGCCACCAGGGTCCGCTACACGGGAGCGGGGCTGTCCTACCAGCTCAGCGGGATCATCTCATCGGCCCCTGCCCCGTTCGTCGCGACGTACCTCTACGCGTCCACGCAGAGCAGCCTTGCCGTCGGCGCCTACCTGTCGGCGGTGTCCCTCGTGGCGCTGGCGGCGATCTCCTGCGGGCCCCGCACCCATCTGGATCGCGAGGTCACTCCCGCCGCAGCGAAGGACGTCGTCGTGTCCTGA
- a CDS encoding MaoC/PaaZ C-terminal domain-containing protein: MKPPAPLVVGPVTRTDFVRYQGASGDMNPIHHDEEFAKAAGFPTPFSVGMWQAGLLGTYATGWLGAQNVRSFRIRFLEQVWPGDTLTCSGEVVREYAEDGERRVDVELTCMRQTGGTAVKVWSTFVVPEEEPDA; the protein is encoded by the coding sequence ATGAAGCCCCCTGCCCCGCTGGTCGTCGGCCCGGTGACCCGCACCGACTTCGTGCGCTACCAGGGCGCATCCGGCGACATGAACCCGATCCACCACGACGAGGAGTTCGCGAAGGCGGCCGGGTTCCCGACCCCGTTCTCCGTGGGGATGTGGCAGGCCGGCCTGCTCGGCACGTACGCCACCGGCTGGCTGGGTGCGCAGAACGTCCGCAGCTTCCGCATCCGCTTCCTGGAGCAGGTCTGGCCCGGCGACACCCTCACCTGCTCCGGTGAGGTCGTGCGCGAGTACGCCGAGGACGGCGAGCGGCGCGTGGACGTTGAGCTGACCTGCATGCGCCAGACCGGCGGTACCGCGGTGAAGGTCTGGTCGACCTTCGTCGTGCCGGAGGAGGAACCCGATGCATGA
- a CDS encoding enoyl-CoA hydratase family protein, with protein sequence MHEQFPPADGPIVSTALDGGIAEIVVDNPPVNALPVAGWFALADAVTAAGASEDVRVVVLRAEGRGFNAGVDIKEMQRTEGFTALVGANRGCFAAFKAVYECPVPVISAVHGFCLGGGIGLVGNSDVIIASEDATFGLPEVDRGALGAATHLSRLVPHHRMRAMVYTSATAMAAELHSYGSVHSVVPRAGLRDAALALAREIASKDPTVIRAAKESLNGIDPWDVNHSYRFEQGFTFELNLSGVGDKARDEFVKRGRP encoded by the coding sequence ATGCATGAGCAGTTCCCGCCCGCGGACGGGCCGATCGTCTCCACCGCGCTCGACGGCGGGATCGCCGAGATCGTCGTGGACAACCCGCCGGTCAACGCGCTCCCAGTGGCCGGGTGGTTCGCCCTCGCCGACGCGGTCACCGCGGCTGGCGCCAGCGAGGACGTGCGCGTCGTCGTGCTGCGGGCCGAGGGCCGCGGCTTCAACGCGGGCGTCGACATCAAGGAGATGCAGCGCACCGAGGGGTTCACGGCGCTGGTCGGGGCCAACCGCGGCTGCTTCGCGGCATTCAAGGCCGTCTACGAGTGCCCGGTGCCGGTGATCTCGGCCGTGCACGGGTTCTGCCTCGGCGGCGGGATCGGCCTCGTCGGCAACTCCGACGTCATCATCGCCTCCGAGGACGCCACGTTCGGGCTCCCCGAGGTCGACCGCGGCGCGCTCGGCGCGGCCACCCACCTGTCGCGGTTGGTGCCGCACCACCGGATGCGGGCGATGGTCTACACGTCCGCGACCGCGATGGCGGCCGAGCTGCACTCCTACGGCTCGGTGCACTCCGTGGTGCCGCGGGCCGGGCTGCGGGACGCGGCGCTCGCGCTGGCCCGGGAGATCGCGTCGAAGGATCCGACGGTGATCCGGGCGGCGAAGGAGTCGCTCAACGGGATCGACCCGTGGGACGTCAACCACAGCTACCGGTTCGAGCAGGGCTTCACCTTCGAGCTCAACCTCAGTGGCGTCGGCGACAAGGCCCGCGACGAGTTCGTGAAGCGGGGCCGGCCCTGA
- a CDS encoding nitronate monooxygenase family protein, with translation MTAPGVLHTRACQLFGVRYPVVQTGMGYVSDAGLTAATAEAGGLGILSAALLSHDELAVAIKAVRARTDRPFGVNIRADQPDVERRIDLLGTTGVKVVSFALAPREDLIARCKDAGLVVVASVGARRHAEKVAAWGADAVIVQGGEGGGHTGGVPTSLLLPQVVDAVDIPVIGAGGFFDGRGLVAALAYGAAGIAMGTRFLLTTDSPVAPAVKQVYLAKTVTDTVLTTEVDGVPQRVLRTGTVDELLRTTGPRRLLRAARNAMAFQRLSGTPWPDLVREGLTMRKAHGLTWSQVVMAANAPMLYRSALLEGRADVGVMATGQVVGLIDDLPSCAELIERIMAEASCVLGRLVGS, from the coding sequence ATGACGGCTCCGGGTGTCCTGCACACGAGGGCGTGCCAGCTGTTCGGGGTGCGCTACCCGGTCGTGCAAACCGGCATGGGCTACGTGTCCGATGCCGGGCTGACCGCGGCCACGGCCGAGGCGGGCGGGCTGGGCATCCTGTCGGCCGCGCTGCTGAGCCACGACGAGCTCGCCGTGGCGATCAAGGCGGTGCGGGCGCGCACGGACCGGCCGTTCGGCGTGAACATCCGCGCCGACCAGCCCGACGTCGAGCGCCGCATCGACCTGCTCGGCACCACCGGGGTGAAGGTCGTGTCGTTCGCGCTCGCGCCCCGCGAGGACCTGATCGCCAGGTGCAAGGACGCGGGGCTGGTCGTCGTGGCGTCCGTCGGGGCCCGGCGGCACGCGGAGAAGGTCGCCGCGTGGGGCGCCGACGCCGTGATCGTGCAGGGTGGCGAGGGCGGCGGCCACACAGGGGGAGTGCCGACGAGCCTGCTGCTGCCGCAGGTCGTCGACGCGGTCGACATCCCGGTGATCGGCGCGGGCGGCTTCTTCGACGGCCGCGGCCTCGTCGCGGCCCTCGCCTACGGCGCGGCGGGGATCGCGATGGGCACGCGGTTCCTGCTCACCACCGATTCGCCGGTCGCGCCCGCGGTCAAGCAGGTGTACCTGGCCAAGACCGTCACGGACACGGTCCTCACGACGGAGGTCGACGGCGTGCCGCAGCGGGTGCTCCGGACCGGCACCGTCGACGAGCTCCTGCGCACCACGGGGCCGCGCCGGTTGCTGCGCGCGGCCCGCAACGCGATGGCGTTCCAGCGGCTCTCCGGTACGCCGTGGCCGGACCTGGTCCGCGAGGGGCTCACCATGCGGAAGGCGCACGGCCTGACCTGGAGCCAGGTGGTGATGGCGGCGAACGCCCCGATGCTCTACCGGTCGGCGTTGCTGGAGGGCCGCGCCGACGTCGGCGTGATGGCCACCGGCCAGGTCGTCGGGCTGATCGACGACCTGCCCAGCTGCGCGGAGCTGATCGAGCGGATCATGGCGGAGGCATCCTGCGTGCTGGGTCGGCTGGTCGGATCATGA
- a CDS encoding acyl-CoA dehydrogenase yields MRFALTAEQQDLRDVVHELVEGLCPPSVVRAAPDAPEIDALHRGLVELGAPGLLVGEDAGGLGLDENVLVPVLVETGWAAAPLPLVETLAFAPAVLEAAGVFSGKVTCVADPAGSGLVRFGSRASLLLRGGFGGAGAIRVIDLATARRGPVAAVDPAADLRRIDGGIERAMVDDPAVVETAWLRGVLAAAAQLVGLSRRMLDMTVQHVRTRTQFGVPVGSFQAVKHQLASALLQVEFAAPVVAWAGAALAAGDPQRARDVATAKALASDAASAVARTAIQCHGAIAYTTEYDLHLYAKRAWALAADWGSAAWHRAAVARDLGLTEHMGGLR; encoded by the coding sequence ATGCGGTTCGCGCTGACGGCCGAGCAGCAGGACCTGCGTGACGTCGTGCATGAGCTGGTGGAGGGGCTCTGCCCGCCGTCCGTCGTGCGCGCCGCGCCGGATGCGCCCGAGATCGACGCGCTGCACCGGGGGCTGGTCGAGCTCGGAGCACCAGGTCTGCTGGTCGGCGAGGACGCGGGCGGCCTCGGGCTCGACGAGAACGTCCTCGTGCCGGTGCTCGTCGAGACCGGATGGGCGGCCGCCCCGCTCCCGCTCGTCGAGACCCTCGCCTTCGCGCCCGCCGTTCTGGAGGCCGCGGGCGTGTTCTCGGGAAAGGTGACCTGCGTGGCCGATCCCGCGGGGAGCGGGCTCGTGCGGTTCGGGTCACGGGCGAGCCTGCTGCTGCGGGGCGGGTTCGGCGGGGCGGGCGCGATCCGGGTGATCGACCTCGCGACGGCCCGCCGGGGGCCGGTCGCCGCCGTTGATCCGGCGGCAGACCTCCGGCGCATCGACGGCGGCATCGAGCGCGCGATGGTGGACGACCCGGCGGTGGTCGAGACGGCATGGCTGCGGGGAGTCCTCGCCGCCGCGGCGCAGCTGGTGGGCCTGTCCCGGCGGATGCTCGACATGACGGTGCAGCACGTCCGCACGCGAACGCAGTTCGGCGTGCCGGTCGGGAGCTTCCAGGCCGTCAAGCACCAGCTGGCCTCGGCGCTGCTGCAGGTGGAGTTCGCCGCGCCCGTCGTGGCCTGGGCGGGCGCGGCGCTGGCCGCCGGTGATCCTCAGCGCGCCCGGGACGTCGCCACGGCGAAGGCACTCGCGTCGGACGCCGCGTCGGCGGTGGCGCGCACCGCCATCCAGTGCCACGGCGCGATCGCCTACACCACCGAGTACGACCTGCACCTGTACGCGAAGCGGGCATGGGCGCTCGCCGCCGACTGGGGGTCGGCGGCGTGGCACCGGGCCGCGGTCGCACGCGATCTCGGACTGACCGAACACATGGGAGGGCTGCGATGA